A genomic window from Brassica oleracea var. oleracea cultivar TO1000 chromosome C8, BOL, whole genome shotgun sequence includes:
- the LOC106308676 gene encoding uncharacterized protein LOC106308676 has protein sequence MDSLKAKDLTQTGYTVDGFIHVIQGWAYYAMPEWGANYGSPVPDRTSPLLLAYKGGQGRRRCFKSAINRQINVNNFVQKDLDEMFPEWDRDVEDPAADNIIKVMFNNPGWKWTMDCWTVTGTHKVVKMEVSPVKNEVSSVKTEATTVKSESVVKEESSRPRKKARKGSYVSAEAPAAGSDGFGMTKEQIERAFKDISDAISDGFGTCLKEIKLLGDRMGAVEKMITKKGSSSDDLQLTTTSNPPKPVHEPGVSTKTSPKIAEKRVTWQSVRKSQN, from the exons ATGGATTCTCTGAAGGCAAAAGACTTGACGCAAACAGGTTACACTGTTGATGGGTTTATACATGTTATCCAGGGGTGGGCGTACTATGCTATGCCAGAATGGGGTGCTAATTATGGGTCTCCCGTACCAGACAGAACGTCTCCACTGTTGCTGGCTTACAAGGGTGGCCAAGGACGACGCAGATGTTTTAAGTCGGCTATCAACAGACAA ATTAACGTGAACAACTTTGTTCAAAAGGACCTTGATGAAATGTTTCCAGAATGGGACAGAGACGTAGAGGACCCTGCCGCGGATAACATAATTAAAGTCATGTTTAATAATCCTGGATGGAAGTGGACCATGGACTGCTGGACAGTCACCGGTACTCACAAGGTTGTGAAGATGGAAGTGAGTCCAGTGAAGAATGAAGTGAGTTCAGTGAAGACGGAAGCGACTACAGTGAAGTCAGAGAGTGTTGTGAAGGAAGAAAGTAGCAGACCTCGGAAGAAAGCTCGTAAAGGGTCTTATGTTTCTGCTGAGGCACCTGCAGCGGGTAGTGATGGCTTTGGGATGACGAAAGAGCAGATTGAAAGGGCCTTCAAGGACATATCTGATGCCATTAGTGATGGCTTTGGGACGTGCCTTAAGGAGATCAAGTTGCTGGGGGATAGGATGGGAGCTGTGGAGAAGATGATCACCAAAAAAGGGAGTTCATCTGATGATCTTCAACTTACAACCACTTCAAATCCACCAAAACCTGTGCACGAACCCGGTGTTAGTACCAAAACCTCTCCCAAAATTGCAGAGAAGAGAGTCACTTGGCAAAGTGTTAGGAAGAGTCAGAACTGA